From Actinomyces sp. oral taxon 171 str. F0337, one genomic window encodes:
- a CDS encoding phosphoadenylyl-sulfate reductase has protein sequence MSAATAESARVPLGLPHRAPAASRSRGAGRASLRSAEELHALAEAGARELGDDAPALDVAQWAAQNFPSTLAVACSMADAVLPHVISRVLPGVDVLFLDTGYHFAETVGTRDAVAATMDVTVVDVAPELSVAEQDERHGPDLWSRDPAACCRLRKVEPLARALSGYEAWATGVRREDAPTRTRTPLIGWDTTHEIVKINPLAAWSMADLTGYADQHGVLINPLLYDGYPSIGCAPCTARVNPGDDPRSGRWAGFTKTECGIHL, from the coding sequence GGGTGCCCCTGGGCCTGCCGCACCGGGCTCCTGCCGCCTCAAGGTCACGGGGCGCCGGCCGGGCCTCGCTGCGGTCCGCCGAGGAGCTGCACGCCCTCGCCGAGGCCGGAGCGCGCGAGCTCGGAGACGACGCCCCGGCCCTCGACGTCGCCCAGTGGGCGGCCCAGAACTTCCCCAGCACACTGGCCGTGGCCTGCTCCATGGCCGACGCCGTCCTGCCGCACGTGATCTCCCGGGTCCTGCCCGGCGTCGACGTCCTCTTCCTGGACACCGGGTACCACTTCGCGGAGACCGTGGGCACCCGCGACGCGGTGGCCGCCACCATGGACGTCACCGTCGTCGACGTGGCTCCCGAGCTGAGCGTGGCCGAGCAGGACGAGCGCCACGGGCCGGACCTGTGGTCACGGGACCCGGCCGCCTGCTGCCGTCTGCGCAAGGTCGAGCCGCTGGCCCGGGCCCTGAGCGGCTACGAGGCCTGGGCCACCGGGGTGCGCCGCGAGGACGCCCCCACCCGCACCCGCACGCCGCTGATCGGATGGGACACCACCCACGAGATCGTCAAGATCAACCCCCTGGCCGCTTGGAGCATGGCGGACCTGACCGGCTACGCCGACCAGCACGGCGTTCTCATCAACCCCCTCCTCTACGACGGCTACCCCTCGATCGGCTGCGCCCCGTGCACGGCGCGAGTCAACCCCGGAGACGACCCCCGTTCCGGCCGCTGGGCCGGATTCACCAAGACAGAATGCGGAATCCACCTATGA